The sequence AATTTATTAAGTATAATTTTCTTATTGAGATATGACAAAAGAGAGGTATAATTTTGTTAAGTGGTTTTCTGAAATATCAAAAAAAGATATAAAATTAGTTGGCGGGAAGGGTGCTAATCTAGGGGAAATGTATAACGAAGGTTTTCCTGTACCTTCCGGTTTTGTAGTAACATCAGAAGCATATGAATTTTTTTTAAGAGAAAGTGGATTAAAAGAAAAAATCTATGATATATTAAAATTTCTTAATATTGAAAATACGCAAGAATTAGAAGAAACTTCAAAAAAGATAAACGAAATGATAGAAAAAGCTAATATGCCAGAAATTTTAGAAGAAGAAATTTTAGATGCTTATGATATTTTATCAACAAGCGATTCTTTATTTATTACTAATAATTTGATTACAACTTCGATATTAAAAACCTCAAAAGAAAATGTTTTTGTTGCTATTAGATCTAGTGCTACTGCAGAAGATACTATAAAAGCAAGTTTTGCCGGTCAAAATGAAACTTTCCTTAATGTAAAAGGAAAATATGAAGTTATAAATCACATAAAGAAATGTTTTGCATCTCTTTTTACTTCCAGATCAATTTATTATAGAATAAAAAAAGGTTTTAAACATGAAGATGTACTAATTGCTGTTATAGTCCAAAAAATGGTTAATAGTGATAAGTCTGGTGTAATGTTTTCTCGTAATCCAATAAATCCTGAAGATAATAACATTATAATAGAAGCTGTTTATGGATTAGGAGAAGGCATAGTATCTGGAAAAATTTCTCCAGATAAGTATGTTGTTTCAAGAGATTTAAATATTTTAGAACAAATTATAGGAAATAAAAAAATAGAAATTACACGTAATTCTGAAGGAAAAAATATTATTATACAACTAAATGAAAAAAAAGCAAAATCAAAAGTTTTAACAGATGATGAAATAAAAAAACTTGCGGAATATGCTATAAAATTAGAAAAACACTATAACCAACCACAAGACATAGAGTTTGCAATAGATTCTAATGAAATATACATTGTTCAAACAAGACCTATAACAACAATAGGAAAAATAGAAACAACAAAAAAAATTTCCGAAGGAAAAGTAATCTTAAGCGGATTTGGCGTTTCCCCAGGAATAGGTATTGGAAAAGTAAAAATAGTTAATACATTAAAAGATTTAGAAAAAATAGAAAAAGGAGATATTCTTGTAACAAAAATGACAAATCCAGATATGGTTGTGACAATGCAAAAATGCTCTGCTATAATTACAGATGAAGGTGGCTTAACATGTCATGCAGCTATTGTTAGCAGAGAGATGGGCATACCTGCTGTTGTAGGAACAGAAAAAGCTACTTCTATTTTAAAAGAAGATTTAATTGTTACTGTAGATGGTTTTACCGGAAAGATTTATGAAGGTAAAGCAAAAGAAGAAATAAAGGTCGAAATAAAAGAAGTAGTAAAAACCAAAACAAAGATAAAAGTTGGAATTGATTTACCAAGCTTCGCGGAAAGGGCATCAAAAACTTCTTGTAAAGAAGTTGGTTTATTAAGATTAGAAGGAATAATTGCGGAATCAGGAAAACATCCGTTCTATTTTTTAAAAAATAATAAAATAGATGAATACGAAAAAATAATCTTTAAAGGAATATCTGAAATAGCGAAATATTTTGATGAAATATGGATTAGAACATCTGATATAAGAAGTGATGAATATAATAATTTAGAAGGAGCACCAAAAGAAAAAGAAAATAATCCTATGTTAGGACTACATGGAATTAGAGCAAGTTTAAAATATAAAGAAATATTAAAAGCAGAGATTAAAGCAATGTTAGAACTATCCAAAAATAAAATTATTGGAATATTATTACCACAAGTTATTAAAGTAGAAGAAATAAAAGAATTTAAAAAAATTTTATATTCTCTAACAACTAATGAAATAAAAAATATAAAACTAGGAATTATGATAGAAACTCCTGCTTCTACACAAATAATTTATGATTTATGTAAAGAAGGTATAGATTTTATAAGTTTTGGAACTAATGATTTAACTCAATACACTTTAGCTGTCGACAGGAATAATGAAAATGTACAATATTTATATGATGAAATGCATCCTGCTATATTAAAACAATTAGCATATGTTATATCTGTATGTAAAAAATATAAAGTAGAAACTTCTATATGTGGGCAGGCAGCAAATAATGAAAAAATGGTAGAATTTTTGATTAAACATGGAATAGATAGTTTAACTGTAACTCCTGATAAAGCTTACGAAATAAGTAAATTTGTTTTGGATTTAGAAAAAAAAGGATTGAAAGGGATAAGTTTAAAAACTAAAAGATTTAAATTAAAATTTATGGCAAAAAAGAAAGAGTTAGAAAATAAAGAAAAATTAGAGAAAAAAGAAGAAGATAAAAAGTTAGAAGAGAAAAAAGAAGAAGGAAAACAAGAGGAATGGCCAGACTTAGATTTAGGAATAGACATTTTTAATAGCGATCTTAAATAATGTTATTACTCAAAAAAGACAAAAAAGAAAAAATTTATAAATTTCTTTTTCTTTTAAAAAATATGGGTAAAAAGGAATTTATAGAAAAGTGGGAAGAAGAAAGAAAAGATAAATCTATTTTAGAAAATTTGAGTAGAGATAATTATGATCCTAATATTTATCAATATGTAAGAAATCAAACAATAGAAATAACAGGATTAGATCCAACTGTAGATGAAAATGGAAATAGCATAAATTTAACACCAGATAAATATAGAGCTTTAATGAATGCTGTTTATTTAACAAAAAGAGGAAGAGCGATAGATTTTTCAAAAAGAAATTTAGAAAATATACTAAAAGATGCAGAAGAAAAAGAATTATTTAATATATCTTTATTGAGTAAATCTTCTTCTGATCAAAAGTATAAAGAGTTTATAAAATATTTAGAAGAGGTAAAAAATATACAACAGATAATTTTTTTATATAAACAAGGTAATGAAAAAGAGAAGGAAATTGCTAAAAATTTAATGAATCAAGAAGCGGGAAAAATAATTAAAGAATATCTAATTGAAAGTAAAAAATTAAAAGATGAAAAAGAAATAAAAATGTGGACAAATGTATTTTTATATGTTTCTGCAATAAACCATGATTTGATTTTAAAAATTTATCAAAACAAATTAGAAAAATTAGAAGAAAAAACAAAAAAATTCAAAAAACCATATTTAGTAGATTATATAAAAGATATACATAAAAAAGCGGATGAAGTTGAAAAAGAAAGACTATATGAAACTATATATGAAGTTTTTAAATCAAAGGAATAAATCTTTATAAAAAATTTAAAGGCATTTTAGATAAGAATTTTTAATATGATTATACTAATAAATCTTTAACTATTCTTTTCATTTCTTCTACAAAAGAATTAGTTTTCTCAAACCATTCATCTATTTCTCTTCCCTTTATATCTGTTATTTCTCCATGAAGAATTTTTCTATGCAGAACATATAAGTCTCTTAACCATACAACATAATTAATTTTTAATTCTTTTTTATCAACAAAAGTTTCTTTTAACATAAGTGGTACATTTTCTGGACTTGGAGGTAATTTTTTAGCCGCCATTAATGCTGCTTGTGCAGAATCTATCATTGCCCAATATAATCCTTCAATAGTAGAAAGTTTATTTGCTCTGCTTCTTGAAATGTGTAAAGGAGCTCTTTGTAAATTAATAAAAATAGATTCTTCTGTTGATTTAATTTTTCCTTCTTGCAGTAATACTTTTAAAGGAGTAAAAAAACCACCAAAATCTATAAGAGGATAACCATATCTTAATATATTAATAACTATAGGATCTCCTCTAATTAAATCTTGCCACCAAGTTTTTAATCTAATAGAATTAATATGAAGTTCTTTTCTATAAGGATTAGATTGTATTAATTTTCCTAATTCTTCTCTATACCAAACAATAAGTTCTTCATCCCAAGATACAGAAACATCATCCACTATAATTATTATATCTATATCGCTACCTGGTGTAGAAGTTCCTTTAACATTACTACCAAAAAGAATTATACTTTTTATAAGTTTGTCAAATTTTTGATAAACTTTTGTAGCAAAATCAAAAGCAATATCTTTTTCTGTTACTAATTTTAAGGTTTCTTTTTCTTTTAAATATTTATTTTTTGAAGAAATATTCTTTAATCTTTCTTTTTTATTTTTATTTTCCATTTTACCTCTTTTTAATTTAAGTTAATTAATTTAAGTTAAATTAAGTTTTTAAATTTTGCTTATAAAACCATTTGTTATATAATTCTTATATTTTTATTTTTTATCATATTTATTTAATCTACTGGTGTACCGCTAACTCTTGATTGTTTTCCTGAAACTTGGCCTCCTAGTTCCATTGGTAATGATGTAAAACCAGAACCATAAATAGAAAAATGCTGTTCTGGTAAAATAGTTCCCATTCCTGCATAATAAGAATAAAATCCTCCTGCTTGATTCCAATAAGGAGCCATCATCATGCTATATAAAGGAGAGGAAAACGCTTCTAAAGAGTATGTTATTGGTGGTGTTTTAAAATGTTGCCACCAACTTGCTGCTTCTACAATTTTTTTTGCTTCATATCCTTCTTTTCCCAATTTTTCTAAAATTTCTTTTATTGGAACATTTCCCATACCCATAGGCAATTCTGTATGTTCTAAACCAAAATTATCACTTAAATGAATTTTCTTAACGAAAGGTTTTATTTTTTCTGTTTCTTTTATTATATCCTCTTTCTCATAACCATATTTTCTTAACATATTAATATGACCAACATCCCATGTAGCACCTATTATTTTTTCTGCAGCTTTTCTTGCTTCTTCTTCTGACATTCCTTCTCTTTTTGCTCTTTCTATAAAATTTTTTCTTGATTTTTCTATTAAAGCTTTTAATTCTTCTGCTGTCGAAATAGCACTACCTAATGGAGGATTTTCTATAGCTATTATAGGCGCTTTGTCTTTAAATTCTTTGTAAGATTGAAAAGCGACATTTCCAAAAGTTTCAGCAGATTTATCAATTATAAATTCATTTAATGGTTTAAACAAAGGAGGATTTTTTATTTCAGATAAAATTTTTACACCTTTTCTAATAATGTCAGAAAATTCTATTAATTTTTCAGGATTATCTTCTATTCCTTGTTGTATTTGTTTTTCTATTTCTTTTCTATAAGAATCTAATTTTTTCTTATCTTCTTCGTCGGCATATTTATAAGCTCTGTTGTAGAGTTCTCTTAAATTATTGTAAGAATCTCTTAAAAATATTTTTGAATGATCTAGTGATTTAAAAATTTCAGAAGCTCCTTCTTTTAAAGGCTGAATTGCAGGAATATTTGGAAGGGAATCTATTTTCCCAGATGCGTAAGCTTTAAATAAATCTTCTCTAATTTCATTAATCCTATCTTTATCATAACCTGATTGTTCTAATATTCTTTTTACAGAAGAATCGATCTCTTTAACTTCTCTTTCCCCATAATGCAAATAATATTCTATGCTATTAAGAATTCTATACCATTGCTCTTTATTTAACCTTTCCAACTCTTTTTCTTTTTCAAAACCCTCATAACCTTTTTTTTCTGGAAAAAATTTCTCTTCTCTTTTTATTTGATGTATTTGGCCAGTTGTAGGATCTACAACTAAAAAACTTTGTAATTCTTCCTTCCCTTTTTCTTTAATTTTCACTTCTTCTTGCGGCAACATAGCACTAGAATGAAAAGTAACATTAACATTTCCTTTATCAGATAAATCGACTGCTCTTTTTATAGTTGATAATATTTGTTTTTCTGCTTGTTTTCTTGCTGCTTCATTCCAGCCATATTGTGTAAATCCAGAAGGTTCTACTAAAGGGCCGTGTAAAGTTGGTTCTACTCCTGTCAGTTTTGATAGTCTATTCATTTCTTGTAGATGATGTTTTGGAATAGAATCAAAAACTTCTGGAGAAATGCTTCCAACTTCTATAACCTTACTCCCAAAATTTATTTTATTGCTTAATTCTTGTAATTGATTTGCAGTTCTTGCATCTAAAGTGATTCCTGATGCTTGATATGCAGGTAAAACATATCCTGTTGAATAAGGGCTTCTGAATGGTTCTAGATTATTTCCTTCATAAAAAAATTCATATGCCATCTCTTTTTAATATTTTTACTTATTTTAAGAAGTTATTCGAGTTTAAAATTCTTTCTTTTTATTCTTTTTTTTTCAAAAGGTAGTTTTGTATCTTCTAATATGTCATTTTGCTTTATATCAATATAAGATTTTATTTTTGTCTCATTTTTCTTTTCCCATACTACATGATGTTGCAAATTTAATTTATCTAAATGAACTAAGTTTGTATTATCAAAAAAATCGTTTGTAAATGAATCTGTTACTAGAGACATTCTTTTTTCTTTATCTTCATTTTCTCTTGAAATTATGTAGTAATCACTTTTTTTATAATTCATTAAATCATATTTATCATATTGTTTTTTGATATTAGAATAATTAAAAGACATATCGTCTTTATTTGATTTTGTATTATTTAAATTTGATTCATCAATTGTTATTTCTTCTAAATTAATATTTTTATTTGATATTAAAACAGGCGCAATTCTTTCTATAAAAAATCCTTCTGAAGAGGAATTATTAAATAAACCAATTTCATTAAAATCTTCTATTTTATTTTCTTTTATTTCTTCTTCATTTTTTAATTCTTTTATTTCCTTTTTATCTTCTGATATTTCTTTATTTTCAGTTTCTTCTTTTATTTCATTTTTTTGTTCTTTTTCTTTATTTTTTTCTTTTCTATTTTTTTCTCTATTTTCTTTCTTTTTTATCATTTTTATATATATACTTATTTTTTATTAAAATTAAAAAACTAAAGATTATACAAATTCTCCATAACCAGGATGAGCTGCCCAACCTCTTGATTTCTTAAACTTATCAAAAAAATTCCAAGAAGCTTCTGCTGCTTCTTCTTGTGCTATTTTTCTTAATATTTTTTCATAGAAATTATCTGGCTTTATTAATAATTCTTGTTTTTTTTCTTTTTTGTTAATTTTTTCTTTTCTATTTTTTTTTTCTGATGTGGATTTATTATAAAATCCAAACAATGCTAAAAAAGGATTTACATCAGTTATTTCATTTTTTTCTCCTTCTTTTTCCCTTTCATCACTTAAAAAATATTCTATATCATCTTTTAATTCATTTATAGCTTCTTCTGTCATTCCAGAAGCCAATTTTAAAGTTTCATTAAAACTAGATTCATTTATTTTTTCTTTTAATAGTTTTATCTCTTCACTATTTAAAGCAAAAGATTGTATATGAACTTCTGCTCTTCCAGAATAAGATATTCCTCCACGAGCTGTTTGAACAGGATAACTTCTAAAAATAAAATCAATAAAAACACAAGCATAATAATCTCTCTTAAAAGAAATTTTTTCAAAAACTTCTGGTAACATTTTATTTTTTCCATAAATTAAATCTTTTGGATCAATTTTCTTTTGAGTAAATAAAAGCATCTCTAAAACTATAGTATTAAAGGCTGTAACTAAATATGGATTTGTTATGTTAAAATTTCTTTGTTCTAATTGAGCTGCTGCTTTTAGATAAGGCTGTGCCCATTTTGTATATAATTTTAAAGAGTTTAATTGCGATTTTAGATATGCTCTTTCAATATTGTATCTTTTAGTTAACTCTGCATAACTTCTTTTTTTCCATTCCAAAAATTCTGCTATTCTTGGTTTTAATAATCTTTTAACTCTATCATTTAAATCTAAATAATCTACCTCTTTAGGATCATTAACCAACATAAAAGCATCTCTTAAAGTAACAAAATTTAGATCTCCTCTTGTTAAAGCATTAATACTTCCAATTCCTCTTTTAATATCTACATTATCTAGCCATATTTGTTTTAAAGCCAATAATCCAGCTTCTCTTTCTGCTTTATTTTTACTCTCTGATTTTTTGTAGTGGTCTAATCTTATTTCAAATTCCTTCAAATCATAAATTATGTTTAAAATACTTTTTATTAATACACCAATAGTTTGCATTATTTTCATTATTTCTTCTTGCATTCTTGTAGCTTTTCCCATTAGTTCAGAAAAATTTCCAGATCCAGGTGTAGCAGAAAAATTATCTATTAATTTTTCAAATTTACCCCCACTATCTTGTAAAAAATCAACTATCCAAAAATAAATAGGTTCTAATGCCTCCATAGAAGAATCAAAAACTATTTTATGATATTCTGTTTCTCTTTCTGGGCATATTTCTGGCTCAATAGGTTCTGCTTTTTCTACAGCTTCCCAAAATTTTCCTTCTCTTAAAAGTTGTTTTACTTTTAAAGCTGCCTTTTTCTTACAATAAATATCTGGACTAACAGTAGCAATTAATTTAGCTATAAAATTCATTTCTTCAAAAACTTTATCACGAGCTTCTCTTTCTTCAGAAGGTAATTCTATTGGATTTGCCATTCTCCTCTTTTTATACTACAAATAAAAGAATTCTTATTTAAAAAAGCTTTGTTTTTTTAGTTGCATAAGTTTACTAAGGTTTTATTAGTTCGCTAAATCTTTATCAATTATATTTTTTTCTCTTCAGTTAAGAGAATCTTTTTCTAATTTAGTTTTTGATATTCTTTGATTATATTTATAATAAGATATTTATTAAAATTTAGTTAAGTTTAAATATAAATATTACTAAACAGATATATGTTTTTTAGAAGAAAAAGAGATAAAATTATAGATTTAACACCATTAGAAAGAATAAGAAAAAAGAAAGAACAAAGTGAATACCAGAAAAATGTAATACAAGAGGATTTAACTGCACAAACAACTACTCAACAAAATTCAGATATATTTTCTTCTTTTTCTGCACTAGCAACTAATGAAAATTTTGATTCTCAAAATGAAAATTATTTTTCTAAACAAGAAGATAATGTAAAGGAAAATATTAAATTAAAAGAAATAGAAGAAAGAATAGATAAATTAAGCAGAAGAATTTATTCTTTAGTTGATAGGGTAGATTTATTAGAAAAGAAAGTTAGAAGATTAGAAGGAAGTTAAATAATTTTAATAAATAAAATTTTAAAAAGATAAAATTAATATGAAATCCAAAATAAAAAAAGAAAAAACAAAAAAAGAAAATTGGGAAGAGCTTATTTATGCATATGCTTTAAAAAATGCTATAGAACATAATGGAAAAGCTATTTCTAATTTTGTTTTATCTCCTCTATTTCAACATGGTTTAAAAAAAGATAAAATAAAAGAAATTTTTCTTAAAATAGAAGAGATAGTAAAAAAAGTAAATTCTTTAAGTGAAGAAGAACAAATCCATGAATTTAATAAAATAAGTAATAAAATCACTAAAATAAATAAAAAAGAAAAAAAAGAGAAAGATATTTTAAGAAAAATAAAAAAGAAAAATAAAAAAATTGTTACAAGAATTGCTCCAGAACCAAGTAAATTTTGTCATATCGGCCATGCTTTATCTTTTTTATTAAATTATTTATATGCTAAAGAAAATAAAGGAAAATGTTATTTAAGATTTGAAGATACTAATCCAGATAAAGAATCTCAAGAATATGTTGAAGCTATGAAAGAAGATATTATAAATTATTTAGGTATAAAACCAGATAAAATTACTTTTGTTTCTGATGACATGTTAAAACTTTACAAATATGCTGAAGAATTAATAAAAAAAGAAAAAGCTTATGTTTGTTTTTGCCCAAGAGATAAAATAAAGAATTTAAGAAAATTGGGTGTAGAATGTTCTTGTAGGAAAAAAAACAAGAGGCAGAATTTAATAGAATGGAGAAGAATGATCAAAGGAATATACAAAGAAGGAGAAGCAACATTAAGAGCAATAGGAGATATGCAAAGTTTAAATTATGTTATGCGTGATCCTGTACTTTTTAGAATAGTAGAAAAAGAACATTTTAAACAAAAAAATAAATATGCTGCTTGGCCGACCTATGATTTTTATAATCCAATAGAAGATAGTTTAATGAATATAACTCATGTTTTAAGAAGTAATGAATTTGAAGTAAGAGCAGAATTTCATGATTATTTAAGAAAAATTCTTAATTTAAAAAAACCAGAAATAATACAATATGGAAGATTTAATGTGATTGGAGCAATAACAAAAGGAAGAGAAATTTTAGAGCTTATAAAATCAAAAAAATATATTGGATGGGATGATCCTAGGTTAGTAACATTAAAAGCATTAAGAAGAAGGGGTATAGTAAAAGAAACTTTTTATGAATTAATAAAGCAAATTGGTTTAGAAAAAAAACAAGCAAATATAGATTTTAATATTATTGCTGCAATAAATCGTAAAATTATTGACAAAAAAGCAAAAAGATATTCCTTTGTAGCAAATCCTATTTCATTAAAAATTGAAAATAAACCAAATATAAAAGAAATTGAAGTTAAGATTCATCCAGAAAAAAAAGAAAAAAGAAAAATAAAAATAAAAGAAAATATTTTTATTTCTCAAGAAGATTATGAAAAATATTTAGAAAAAGAAGTTAGATTAATGCATCTTTACAATATAAGAATAGAAAAAGAAAAAGCTATATTTACAAGTTTAGAAAATAAAGAAGAACTACCAAAAATAAACTGGGTATCAGAATTTGTAAAAGCAAAAGTGTTAATGGATAATGCAGAATGGGTAAATGGTTATGCTTCTTCCGATATAAAGAAATTGAAAAAAAATGAAATAATACAATTTGAAAGATTTGGTTTTGTAAGATTCGATAATATAAATAAAAATAAAGAATACGAATTTTGGTTTGCACATAGATAAAAAATAAAAAATATAATATAAAATAAGTAAAAATAGGGTAAACAAAACTTTTATAAATACTAATTCTAAATATATTTATCCAATGAACTAAAATAAAGGAAGGAAAAAATGTCTTCTGGATACGAACTTGTAGAAAAAGCAAGAAAAACTGGAAAAATAGAGAAAGGTGTAAATGAAGTTACAAAAGCAATAGAAAGAGGAACAGCAAAAATAGTGGTAATTGCAAAAGATGTAAATCCAAAAGAAATAATACAACATATACCAATTCTTTGCAAAGAAAAAAACATAAGATTAGAAGAAGTAGATAGTAAAGAAAAACTTGGAGCAGCAGCTGGTTTAAATGTTGCTTGTTCATCAGTAGCTATAATTGAATTAGAAGAAACAAAGAAGAAATAAAAATAATTATTTTTAAGATTAGTTATTTTTAAGATGGGAAGTGATAAAAAAAGAGTTAAAGAAGTAAAAACAGAAACAATAAAAATAGAAAAAAAAGAAAATATTGCTGTTCCTGCTTTAGTAGAAGAAATACTTGGAAGAACAGGTTTTCGAGGAGAAATAACTCAAGTTAAATGCAGAATAATGGAAGGAAGAGAAAAGGGAAAACAATTAAGAAGAAATGTGAAAGGACCTATACAATTAAATGATATTCTTATGTTAAGAGAAACTGAAATTGAAGCAAGACCAATAAAAAGTAAAGTAACAAAAGGAGCATTTAGTTAAAATGCCAAAATGTAGCTATTGTAAAAAAGAATACGAATTTCCAAGAGGAATAACTTTAGTTAATAGTAATACTGGCCATATTTCATATTTTTGTTCAAGAAAATGTAGGAAATATTCTGAAATGAATAGAAAAAAAGGAAAATGGTCTTCTTCTAAAAAAGAAGAATAAAAAAATTTCTATTAAACTTCGTCGAAATTTCGTCGACGAAAATTAATTTTTTATAAATTTTGCATTATTAAGGCTTATAAAGTTAAAATTTTAGAAGCAAACTTTTTAAATATAGTTTTCTCCTTAAATAAGGATTTGAGGTGATAAACTCAAATTTCTAATAAAAAATAAAAGATAAATTAACTTAGACAAAAATATTTAAAATGCAAGAAGAAAAAAACAAGAAAAATTATACTGCTGATGATATTAAAGTTTTAGATGGTTTAGAAGGTGTAAGAAAAAGACCTGCTATGTATATAGGAAGTACGGGAAAAGAAGGATTACATCATTTAGTTTATGAAATAGTGGATAATAGTGTTGATGAAGCACTAGCAGGATTTTGTAATAAGATTATAGTTATACTAGAAAAAGATGGTTCTGTTATAGTAGAAGATAACGGTAGAGGAATTCC is a genomic window of Candidatus Pacearchaeota archaeon containing:
- the ppsA gene encoding phosphoenolpyruvate synthase, which produces MTKERYNFVKWFSEISKKDIKLVGGKGANLGEMYNEGFPVPSGFVVTSEAYEFFLRESGLKEKIYDILKFLNIENTQELEETSKKINEMIEKANMPEILEEEILDAYDILSTSDSLFITNNLITTSILKTSKENVFVAIRSSATAEDTIKASFAGQNETFLNVKGKYEVINHIKKCFASLFTSRSIYYRIKKGFKHEDVLIAVIVQKMVNSDKSGVMFSRNPINPEDNNIIIEAVYGLGEGIVSGKISPDKYVVSRDLNILEQIIGNKKIEITRNSEGKNIIIQLNEKKAKSKVLTDDEIKKLAEYAIKLEKHYNQPQDIEFAIDSNEIYIVQTRPITTIGKIETTKKISEGKVILSGFGVSPGIGIGKVKIVNTLKDLEKIEKGDILVTKMTNPDMVVTMQKCSAIITDEGGLTCHAAIVSREMGIPAVVGTEKATSILKEDLIVTVDGFTGKIYEGKAKEEIKVEIKEVVKTKTKIKVGIDLPSFAERASKTSCKEVGLLRLEGIIAESGKHPFYFLKNNKIDEYEKIIFKGISEIAKYFDEIWIRTSDIRSDEYNNLEGAPKEKENNPMLGLHGIRASLKYKEILKAEIKAMLELSKNKIIGILLPQVIKVEEIKEFKKILYSLTTNEIKNIKLGIMIETPASTQIIYDLCKEGIDFISFGTNDLTQYTLAVDRNNENVQYLYDEMHPAILKQLAYVISVCKKYKVETSICGQAANNEKMVEFLIKHGIDSLTVTPDKAYEISKFVLDLEKKGLKGISLKTKRFKLKFMAKKKELENKEKLEKKEEDKKLEEKKEEGKQEEWPDLDLGIDIFNSDLK
- a CDS encoding nucleotidyltransferase domain-containing protein, with amino-acid sequence MENKNKKERLKNISSKNKYLKEKETLKLVTEKDIAFDFATKVYQKFDKLIKSIILFGSNVKGTSTPGSDIDIIIIVDDVSVSWDEELIVWYREELGKLIQSNPYRKELHINSIRLKTWWQDLIRGDPIVINILRYGYPLIDFGGFFTPLKVLLQEGKIKSTEESIFINLQRAPLHISRSRANKLSTIEGLYWAMIDSAQAALMAAKKLPPSPENVPLMLKETFVDKKELKINYVVWLRDLYVLHRKILHGEITDIKGREIDEWFEKTNSFVEEMKRIVKDLLV
- the gltX gene encoding glutamate--tRNA ligase, with the translated sequence MKSKIKKEKTKKENWEELIYAYALKNAIEHNGKAISNFVLSPLFQHGLKKDKIKEIFLKIEEIVKKVNSLSEEEQIHEFNKISNKITKINKKEKKEKDILRKIKKKNKKIVTRIAPEPSKFCHIGHALSFLLNYLYAKENKGKCYLRFEDTNPDKESQEYVEAMKEDIINYLGIKPDKITFVSDDMLKLYKYAEELIKKEKAYVCFCPRDKIKNLRKLGVECSCRKKNKRQNLIEWRRMIKGIYKEGEATLRAIGDMQSLNYVMRDPVLFRIVEKEHFKQKNKYAAWPTYDFYNPIEDSLMNITHVLRSNEFEVRAEFHDYLRKILNLKKPEIIQYGRFNVIGAITKGREILELIKSKKYIGWDDPRLVTLKALRRRGIVKETFYELIKQIGLEKKQANIDFNIIAAINRKIIDKKAKRYSFVANPISLKIENKPNIKEIEVKIHPEKKEKRKIKIKENIFISQEDYEKYLEKEVRLMHLYNIRIEKEKAIFTSLENKEELPKINWVSEFVKAKVLMDNAEWVNGYASSDIKKLKKNEIIQFERFGFVRFDNINKNKEYEFWFAHR
- a CDS encoding ribosomal L7Ae/L30e/S12e/Gadd45 family protein, whose translation is MSSGYELVEKARKTGKIEKGVNEVTKAIERGTAKIVVIAKDVNPKEIIQHIPILCKEKNIRLEEVDSKEKLGAAAGLNVACSSVAIIELEETKKK
- a CDS encoding 30S ribosomal protein S28e; its protein translation is MGSDKKRVKEVKTETIKIEKKENIAVPALVEEILGRTGFRGEITQVKCRIMEGREKGKQLRRNVKGPIQLNDILMLRETEIEARPIKSKVTKGAFS
- a CDS encoding 50S ribosomal protein L24 — encoded protein: MPKCSYCKKEYEFPRGITLVNSNTGHISYFCSRKCRKYSEMNRKKGKWSSSKKEE